The genomic region CCGCGGCCAAAATGCCCGACTCCATCGCGTAATGAATCCCTTTCAGCGCCGGGACATTCACAAATCCGGCGGCGTCGCCGATAAAACAGCCGCCCGGGACATGGAGGGTTTCGGGGAGTGAATAGAACCCCCCCTCCAAGCGAGGCGTCGGCGTAGTCGAGGCCGACCACAAGTCCCAGCGAAATTTTATTTGGCCCGAGCCGGTCTGGCGGACCGAGCGGATAAGCAAAACTCCCTCCAAATTCGCGAAACCGCTTGGCCCCGCGGAGAGGCCACCCCATGGTGTGCACAACCTGTTTTAACGGTTGCGGCACCTCCCAGATTTCCTTGACCCCCAAGGCGTAAATCTGTGGATTCGGTCGTTGGATGTTAAAATGCTCAAGAGTTGCCTGGGTTAAATGCCCGGTCCCTCCTTCGCCGAAGACCGTCCATTGCGCCGTCACATCGGCCCCCGGCTCAAAATTGGAAAGCGGCTGTCCATGGCGATCGAGCCCCTTGTCCCCCGTCCGAACGCCGCGGACTGCCTGATCCCGGATCAACACCTTGACCCCTGCCGTCTCATTCAAGATCGTGACCCCCAGCCTTTCGGCCTGTTCGCCGAGCCATTTTCCCATTTGCGAGAGCGAGGCGACATAGTTGCCGTGATTGCGCATGGTGGGAGGGACAATCGGCGCTTTGAAGGCCCGTTTTTTGGTCAGAAAATAAACCGCCTCGCCCGGCACGGCCTGGGCAAAAGGGAGTTTTTCCAGGGGGAGATCCGGAAAGAGCCTCTTAAACGGCCGCGGGTTGACGACGGCCCCGGAGAGGAGATGGGCGCCCGGATATTTTCCTTTCTCGATGACCGCAATCGGAAAGTCGCCCAGTTTGGCCTTGACCTCCGGGACGGTTTCCAAAAGTTGAGCCAGCCGGATGGC from Deltaproteobacteria bacterium harbors:
- a CDS encoding NAD(P)/FAD-dependent oxidoreductase, with the protein product MVEENHLNGYSAYYFLPAVSTLFARNLTPPGFSCYSTPSVEAKMMPATDHIPANYPPPVQNGEFIVPSLRPAEQQIAVGVLFVGAGPASLAGAIRLAQLLETVPEVKAKLGDFPIAVIEKGKYPGAHLLSGAVVNPRPFKRLFPDLPLEKLPFAQAVPGEAVYFLTKKRAFKAPIVPPTMRNHGNYVASLSQMGKWLGEQAERLGVTILNETAGVKVLIRDQAVRGVRTGDKGLDRHGQPLSNFEPGADVTAQWTVFGEGGTGHLTQATLEHFNIQRPNPQIYALGVKEIWEVPQPLKQVVHTMGWPLRGAKRFREFGGSFAYPLGPPDRLGPNKISLGLVVGLDYADASLGGGVLFTPRNPPCPGRLFYRRRRRICECPGAERDSLRDGVGHFGRGGYFRHVDGQRGKIVGPLRSGNKRKHHLEGSLQGPQHAPGLSLRIFCRIHSRRAHDGNGGALSRRPVRAKKRWGSTAL